From one Zhongshania sp. R06B22 genomic stretch:
- a CDS encoding LysR family transcriptional regulator — protein MLGPKTNLEQWHCFLAVVDEGSYARAAEVLHKSQSAVTYNIQKMEEQLGVKVFKIRGRKSELTEVGQVLYRRGRGLIDEALRLEQSAKSVAAGWEPQLRIVCDALFPGHAMLDCLHELSESCPNTRIECVETVLSGAEEALLERRCDVAITGIVPPGFLGDHLLRVKFIAVAHRHHALHMLERSLDYRDLRPFRQVVVMDSGVRKKRDSGWLDAAQRLTVSRMDISISAVARGLGFAWLPEIAVRAELESGEILPLPLNEGGERYADLFLIIPNRDIAGSAALRCEQLLKTAAKNLAC, from the coding sequence ATGTTGGGCCCTAAAACGAATCTTGAGCAGTGGCACTGTTTTTTGGCGGTGGTGGATGAGGGTAGTTATGCCCGCGCTGCGGAGGTTTTACACAAAAGTCAGTCTGCGGTGACGTATAACATCCAGAAAATGGAAGAGCAGCTAGGTGTTAAGGTTTTTAAAATTCGTGGCAGGAAGTCTGAGCTGACAGAAGTTGGCCAAGTGCTCTACCGCCGTGGGCGGGGCTTAATTGATGAAGCCCTGCGTCTAGAGCAGTCCGCCAAGTCCGTCGCGGCAGGTTGGGAGCCTCAGCTAAGAATTGTGTGTGATGCCCTTTTCCCCGGTCATGCAATGTTAGATTGTTTGCATGAGCTCAGCGAAAGCTGTCCGAATACTCGTATTGAATGCGTTGAAACGGTGTTGAGTGGTGCTGAAGAGGCTCTGCTTGAGAGGCGCTGCGATGTTGCGATTACTGGTATCGTGCCACCGGGTTTTCTTGGCGATCACTTGTTGAGAGTGAAGTTTATTGCGGTGGCGCACCGCCATCATGCCTTACATATGCTGGAGCGCAGCTTAGACTATCGGGATTTACGGCCATTTCGACAAGTGGTGGTAATGGATTCTGGGGTTCGCAAAAAGCGAGATTCGGGCTGGCTGGACGCCGCCCAGCGTCTAACGGTAAGTCGTATGGATATATCGATAAGCGCGGTGGCGCGTGGTTTGGGGTTTGCGTGGCTGCCCGAAATAGCGGTGCGGGCGGAATTGGAGAGTGGAGAAATTCTGCCCTTGCCATTAAATGAAGGCGGGGAGCGCTATGCCGATTTGTTTTTGATTATACCAAATCGGGATATTGCGGGCTCCGCTGCGCTGCGCTGTGAGCAGTTATTAAAGACGGCAGCTAAAAATTTGGCGTGCTGA